The Candidatus Saccharibacteria bacterium RAAC3_TM7_1 nucleotide sequence CGTGACCGCTAGGATGATGTGCTTGGTGTTGATGTGTCTGGTGCGAGTGGTGCATCACTACCGCCTTTCTTGCCCTGCTGGGCTTCGATTGAATGTTTTGTTATATCAAGGCTACAGCTTTTATGCTCATGACACCAAGCCTCGCATTGTTTTGCCATGTCCT carries:
- a CDS encoding hypothetical protein (RAAC3_TM7_1_913), which produces MQVYQCPECGLHYSDEDMAKQCEAWCHEHKSCSLDITKHSIEAQQGKKGGSDAPLAPDTSTPSTSS